A genome region from Geminicoccus roseus DSM 18922 includes the following:
- the hisE gene encoding phosphoribosyl-ATP diphosphatase, translating to MIVPSIDLQGGHAVQLIGGETKAIDAGDPAPIMERFRLAGDVAVIDLDRALSIGDNDAVIERLIAMGNVRVGGGIRSVERALHWLNKGAAKIILGTAATPELLSQLPKDRLIAALDARNGEVVVEGWTKNTGAGVLDRIAALKEHVGGFLVTFVEREGRMQGTDLAFAKAIVEAAAPAKVTIAGGVTTLEELVELDRIGADAQVGMALYSGRMDLGDAIAAPLVSDRPDGLIPTVVADEQGVALGLVYSSHESIRHAVAERRGIYWSRSRNSLWRKGESSGHVQELLAVTPDCDRDALRFTVRQHGAGFCHLGCRTCFGEDGGLGSLSRLLLDRRDHAPEGSYTARLFQDPGLLAAKLREECEELVEAKDRDHVIHEAADVLYFTLARLAREGIGLEEVEAHLRRRGRRVTRRD from the coding sequence ATGATCGTTCCCTCGATCGACCTTCAGGGCGGCCACGCCGTCCAGCTCATCGGCGGCGAGACCAAGGCCATCGACGCGGGCGATCCAGCTCCCATCATGGAGCGATTCCGCCTGGCCGGCGACGTCGCGGTGATCGACCTCGACCGGGCGCTGTCCATCGGCGACAACGACGCGGTGATCGAGCGGCTGATCGCCATGGGCAACGTGCGGGTCGGCGGCGGCATCCGCTCGGTGGAGCGGGCGCTGCACTGGCTGAACAAGGGTGCGGCCAAGATCATCCTGGGCACCGCCGCCACCCCGGAACTTTTGTCCCAGCTGCCCAAGGACCGGCTGATCGCGGCGCTGGACGCCCGCAACGGCGAGGTCGTGGTCGAGGGCTGGACCAAGAACACCGGGGCCGGCGTGCTCGACCGGATCGCCGCGCTGAAGGAGCATGTCGGCGGCTTCCTGGTCACCTTCGTCGAGCGCGAGGGGCGGATGCAGGGCACCGACCTGGCGTTCGCCAAGGCGATCGTCGAGGCGGCCGCACCCGCCAAGGTCACCATCGCCGGCGGCGTCACCACGCTGGAGGAGCTGGTCGAGCTCGACCGGATCGGCGCGGATGCCCAGGTCGGCATGGCGCTCTATTCCGGCCGGATGGACTTAGGCGACGCCATCGCGGCACCGCTGGTCTCCGACCGGCCGGACGGGCTGATCCCGACCGTGGTCGCCGACGAGCAGGGCGTGGCGCTGGGCCTGGTCTATTCCTCGCACGAATCGATCCGCCACGCGGTGGCCGAACGGCGCGGGATCTACTGGTCGCGCTCCCGCAACAGCCTGTGGCGCAAGGGCGAGAGCTCCGGCCATGTCCAGGAACTCCTGGCGGTCACCCCCGACTGCGACCGCGACGCCCTGCGCTTCACCGTCCGCCAGCACGGCGCCGGCTTCTGCCACCTGGGCTGCCGGACCTGCTTTGGCGAGGACGGGGGCCTTGGCAGCCTGTCCCGCCTGCTCCTGGACCGGCGCGACCACGCCCCGGAAGGCAGCTACACCGCGCGGCTGTTCCAGGATCCGGGCCTGCTCGCCGCCAAGCTGCGCGAGGAATGCGAGGAACTGGTCGAGGCCAAGGACCGCGACCACGTGATCCACGAGGCGGCCGACGTGCTCTACTTCACCCTGGCCAGGCTGGCGCGCGAGGGCATCGGCCTGGAGGAGGTCGAGGCGCATCTGCGCCGGCGCGGCCGCCGGGTGACTCGGCGCGACTGA
- the hisF gene encoding imidazole glycerol phosphate synthase subunit HisF yields the protein MLTKRIIPCLDVADGRVVKGIRFQGLRDAGDPAERAALYEAQGADEIVILDVAATPAGRGHQHETVRRVRSVLSIPLTIGGGVRTAEDAAALLEAGADKVSVNTAAVERPELLAEISSRFGAQCCVLAIDARQNGQIFEVLVKGGREGTGKDALAWALQAQSLGTGEILLTSWDRDGTRSGYDLQLTGAVARHVHLPVIASGGANSAEHIREAFEAGADAVLAASIFHDGDTTVGDVKSYLAAKDVVVRR from the coding sequence ATGCTCACGAAGCGCATCATTCCCTGCCTCGACGTCGCCGACGGCCGGGTGGTCAAGGGCATCCGCTTCCAGGGCCTGCGCGACGCCGGCGATCCCGCCGAGCGCGCCGCCCTCTACGAGGCGCAGGGCGCGGACGAGATCGTGATCCTGGACGTGGCCGCCACCCCGGCCGGCCGCGGCCACCAGCACGAGACGGTGCGCCGGGTCCGCTCGGTCCTGTCGATCCCGCTCACCATCGGCGGCGGCGTGCGCACCGCCGAGGATGCGGCGGCCCTGCTGGAAGCCGGTGCCGACAAGGTCAGCGTCAACACCGCCGCCGTCGAGCGGCCGGAACTCCTGGCGGAGATATCCTCCCGCTTCGGCGCGCAGTGCTGCGTGCTGGCGATCGACGCCAGGCAGAACGGCCAGATCTTCGAGGTGCTGGTCAAGGGCGGCCGCGAGGGGACCGGCAAGGACGCCCTGGCCTGGGCGCTCCAGGCGCAGTCGCTTGGCACCGGCGAGATCCTGCTCACCTCCTGGGACCGCGACGGCACCCGCTCGGGCTACGACCTCCAGTTGACCGGGGCGGTTGCCCGGCATGTCCACCTGCCGGTGATCGCCAGCGGCGGCGCCAATTCGGCCGAGCATATCCGCGAGGCGTTCGAGGCCGGGGCCGACGCGGTGCTGGCCGCCTCGATCTTCCATGACGGCGACACCACGGTGGGCGACGTGAAATCCTATCTGGCGGCCAAGGACGTGGTGGTGCGGCGATGA
- the hisH gene encoding imidazole glycerol phosphate synthase subunit HisH: MTKQVVIVPTGVANIASVKAAWARLDAEPVVSDDPRTVRDAAYAMLPGVGSFGPAMQALASNGLDEALQARIEADRPTICICVGHQLLFKSSEESPGVRGLAVIDAHIGRFSDEVRVPQFGWNAVEAQPDCTLLQSGHAYFANSYRALAAPGCAVALADHDGLFVAGLEHGNLLGCQFHPELSGAYGRALLSRFLER; the protein is encoded by the coding sequence ATGACGAAGCAGGTCGTCATCGTCCCGACCGGGGTCGCCAACATCGCCTCGGTCAAGGCAGCCTGGGCGAGGCTGGACGCGGAGCCGGTGGTGAGCGACGACCCGCGCACCGTGCGCGACGCCGCCTACGCGATGCTGCCGGGTGTCGGCTCGTTCGGCCCGGCCATGCAGGCCCTGGCGAGCAACGGCCTGGACGAGGCGCTGCAGGCGCGCATCGAGGCGGACCGGCCGACCATCTGCATCTGCGTCGGCCACCAGCTCCTGTTCAAGAGCTCGGAGGAAAGCCCGGGCGTGCGCGGCCTGGCCGTGATCGACGCCCATATCGGCCGGTTCTCCGACGAGGTCCGGGTGCCGCAGTTCGGCTGGAACGCGGTGGAGGCGCAGCCGGACTGCACCCTCCTGCAAAGCGGCCACGCCTATTTCGCCAACAGCTACCGCGCCCTGGCCGCCCCCGGCTGCGCGGTGGCCCTGGCCGACCATGACGGCCTGTTCGTGGCCGGGCTGGAGCATGGCAACCTGCTCGGCTGCCAGTTCCACCCGGAACTGTCCGGCGCCTATGGCCGGGCCCTCCTGTCCCGCTTCCTGGAGCGCTGA
- the hisB gene encoding imidazoleglycerol-phosphate dehydratase HisB, with protein MTEPRIASVDRSTSETEIKLTLNLDGSGRASLATGIGFLDHMLTALAKHGRFDLELQVNGDLDVDDHHTTEDTALALGAALDQALGERRGIERFAHAYAPLDEALARVVVDLSGRPFARVDIPFRREVIGDVATENLAHFFQSLAMTARMALHVDVLEGENDHHKAEAAFKALAIALRRAVARTGDDAIPSTKGSL; from the coding sequence TTGACCGAGCCCCGCATCGCCTCCGTCGACCGCTCGACCAGCGAGACCGAGATCAAGCTGACCCTGAACCTGGACGGCAGCGGCCGCGCCAGCCTTGCCACCGGGATCGGCTTTCTCGACCACATGCTGACCGCGCTCGCCAAGCATGGACGGTTCGACCTGGAACTGCAGGTCAACGGCGACCTGGACGTCGACGACCACCACACCACCGAGGACACCGCCCTGGCGCTTGGCGCCGCCCTGGACCAGGCCTTGGGCGAGCGGCGCGGCATCGAACGGTTCGCCCATGCCTATGCGCCGCTGGACGAGGCGCTGGCGCGGGTGGTGGTCGACCTGTCCGGCCGGCCGTTCGCCCGGGTCGACATCCCGTTCCGGCGCGAGGTGATCGGCGACGTCGCCACCGAGAACCTCGCCCATTTCTTCCAGTCGCTCGCGATGACCGCCCGCATGGCGCTGCATGTCGACGTGCTGGAGGGCGAGAACGACCACCACAAGGCGGAAGCCGCCTTCAAGGCGCTGGCGATCGCGCTGCGCCGCGCGGTGGCGCGCACCGGCGACGACGCGATCCCGAGCACGAAGGGCAGTCTATGA
- a CDS encoding acyl-CoA dehydrogenase: protein MPFSAPVQDQLLTLRAVAGEAGLPGLDPDLVEQVLREGGRFAENVLAPLNPVGDREGVRLDNGVVRTATGYAEAWRQFADAGWLGLPFPEDSGGQGLPWTVATVLADSFNAASLTWYLAPLLTQAAIEAMLHHASDELKERYLHDMVSGAATGAMCLTEPQAGSDLGALRARAEPQADGSYKITGQKIYITFGDHDFTKQVVHLVLARLPDAPAGSRGISLFLVPKFLPDGSRNDWRVAGLEHKLGIHGSPTCVIAYGDSGGATGWLVGAPHAGLKCMFTMMNNARLGVAVEGLGIAERALQAADAYAAERRQGRRGGELVPIAAHPDVAATLTRIRATTAAARGICYLTAFELDRGDQALTSLLTPIAKAWCTDRAVELASDAVQVHGGMGFIEETGVAQLYRDARILPIYEGTNGIQAQDLVLRKLPLEDGKVAHRLFARIRARLPALATGTELGLALDQAEQATGHLLEAGADDQAAAAVAYLRLMGDLIGGWLLAECAALSGGEHGRLARYWATRVLPLAGARLAEIRAGAEDIF from the coding sequence ATTCCGTTCAGCGCACCCGTCCAGGACCAGCTCCTGACCCTTCGCGCCGTTGCCGGCGAGGCGGGCCTGCCAGGCCTGGATCCTGACCTGGTCGAGCAGGTGCTGCGCGAAGGCGGCCGCTTTGCCGAGAACGTGCTGGCGCCGCTGAACCCGGTGGGCGACCGGGAGGGTGTCCGGCTCGACAACGGTGTGGTGCGCACCGCGACCGGCTATGCCGAGGCCTGGCGGCAGTTCGCCGACGCCGGCTGGCTGGGCCTGCCGTTTCCCGAGGATAGCGGCGGCCAGGGCCTGCCCTGGACGGTGGCGACGGTGCTGGCCGACAGCTTCAACGCCGCCAGCCTCACCTGGTACCTCGCCCCGCTGCTGACCCAGGCCGCCATCGAGGCCATGCTGCACCATGCCTCCGACGAGCTGAAGGAGCGCTATCTCCACGACATGGTGAGCGGCGCCGCCACCGGCGCGATGTGCCTGACCGAGCCGCAGGCCGGCTCCGACCTGGGCGCGCTGCGCGCCCGCGCGGAGCCGCAGGCGGACGGCTCCTACAAGATCACCGGCCAGAAGATCTACATCACCTTCGGCGACCATGACTTCACCAAGCAGGTGGTCCACCTGGTGCTGGCGCGCCTGCCGGATGCGCCCGCCGGCAGCCGCGGGATCTCCCTGTTCCTGGTGCCGAAATTCCTGCCCGACGGCAGCCGCAACGACTGGCGGGTGGCCGGGCTGGAGCACAAGCTCGGCATCCACGGCTCGCCCACCTGCGTGATCGCCTATGGCGACAGCGGCGGCGCCACCGGCTGGCTGGTGGGCGCGCCCCATGCCGGGCTGAAATGCATGTTCACCATGATGAACAATGCCCGGCTGGGCGTGGCGGTCGAGGGGCTGGGGATCGCCGAGCGGGCGCTGCAGGCCGCCGACGCCTATGCGGCCGAGCGCAGGCAGGGCCGGCGCGGCGGCGAGCTGGTGCCGATCGCGGCCCATCCGGACGTGGCGGCGACCCTGACCCGGATCCGCGCCACCACCGCGGCGGCGCGCGGGATCTGCTACCTGACCGCGTTCGAGCTGGACCGGGGCGACCAGGCTCTGACCAGCCTGCTCACCCCGATCGCCAAGGCCTGGTGCACCGACCGCGCGGTCGAGCTGGCCTCGGACGCCGTGCAGGTCCATGGCGGGATGGGCTTCATCGAGGAGACCGGGGTCGCCCAGCTCTACCGCGATGCCCGGATCCTGCCGATCTACGAGGGCACCAACGGCATCCAGGCCCAGGACCTGGTGCTGCGTAAGCTGCCGCTGGAGGATGGCAAGGTCGCCCACCGGCTGTTCGCCCGGATCCGCGCCCGCCTGCCGGCGCTGGCGACCGGTACCGAACTGGGCCTGGCCCTGGACCAGGCGGAGCAGGCGACCGGCCATCTGCTGGAGGCGGGCGCCGACGACCAGGCCGCCGCGGCGGTGGCCTATCTGCGGTTGATGGGCGACCTGATCGGCGGCTGGCTGCTGGCGGAATGTGCCGCCCTGTCCGGAGGCGAGCATGGCCGGCTCGCCCGCTACTGGGCGACGCGGGTCCTGCCCCTGGCCGGGGCGCGGCTGGCGGAGATCCGCGCCGGCGCCGAGGACATCTTCTAG
- a CDS encoding O-acetyl-ADP-ribose deacetylase, which produces MTLFQVLEADITTLEVDAVVNAANAQLAPGGGVCGAIHRAAGPELAAACAALGPCPAGGVRSTPGFRLPARFVLHAVGPVWQGGAEREDELLAACYRGAIELAEELGCRSIAFPAISTGIYGFPPERAAPIAVAAARTAAHAHPDMDRIVFACFGDASARLHRQALEVPY; this is translated from the coding sequence ATGACCCTGTTCCAGGTGCTGGAGGCGGACATCACCACCCTCGAGGTGGACGCGGTGGTGAATGCCGCCAACGCCCAGCTGGCGCCGGGCGGCGGGGTGTGCGGCGCCATCCACCGGGCGGCCGGGCCGGAGCTGGCGGCGGCCTGCGCGGCGCTGGGCCCCTGCCCCGCCGGCGGGGTCCGCAGCACCCCGGGCTTCCGCCTGCCGGCCCGCTTCGTGCTCCATGCGGTGGGGCCGGTCTGGCAGGGCGGCGCCGAGCGGGAGGACGAGCTCCTGGCGGCCTGCTACCGTGGCGCCATCGAGCTTGCCGAGGAACTCGGCTGCCGCTCGATCGCGTTTCCGGCCATCTCGACCGGCATCTACGGCTTTCCGCCCGAGCGCGCCGCCCCGATCGCGGTGGCCGCCGCCCGGACCGCCGCCCATGCCCATCCCGACATGGACCGGATCGTGTTCGCCTGCTTTGGCGACGCATCCGCGCGCCTGCACCGCCAAGCCCTGGAGGTCCCCTATTGA